A window of the Bacteroides thetaiotaomicron VPI-5482 genome harbors these coding sequences:
- a CDS encoding calcium/sodium antiporter has protein sequence MNILLLIGGLILILLGANGLTDGAASVAKRFRIPSIVIGLTIVAFGTSAPELTVSVASALKGSADIAIGNVVGSNIFNTLMIVGCTALFAPIIITRNTLRKEIPLCILSSVVLLICANDIFLDNATENILNRVDGLLLLCFFAIFMGYTFAIAFPKSSAAPEPAAPEHTAPEEEIKLLSWWKSILYIIGGLAALIYGGQLFVNGATGIARSMGVSESIIGLTLVAGGTSLPELATSIVAALKKNPEMAIGNVIGSNLFNIFFVLGCSASITPLHLSGITNFDLFTLVGSSILLWLFGLFFAKRTITRIEGSIMILCYVAYTVVLIYNS, from the coding sequence ATGAATATACTATTACTTATCGGAGGATTAATTCTCATTTTACTAGGAGCTAACGGACTGACAGACGGTGCCGCTTCCGTAGCCAAACGTTTCCGCATACCTTCCATCGTTATCGGACTGACCATTGTCGCTTTCGGCACGTCCGCTCCGGAACTGACGGTGAGTGTCGCTTCAGCCCTGAAAGGAAGCGCGGACATTGCCATAGGTAATGTAGTAGGAAGTAACATATTCAATACGCTGATGATCGTGGGATGTACGGCACTGTTCGCTCCGATTATCATCACCCGGAACACTTTACGAAAAGAGATACCGCTCTGTATCCTTTCGTCTGTGGTATTGCTGATATGCGCCAATGACATATTCCTCGATAATGCCACAGAAAATATACTGAACAGAGTAGACGGTCTGCTTTTACTCTGCTTCTTCGCCATCTTCATGGGGTATACGTTTGCCATCGCTTTCCCAAAATCTTCCGCTGCACCGGAACCGGCAGCACCGGAACACACGGCACCGGAAGAAGAGATCAAGCTGCTTTCGTGGTGGAAATCCATTCTCTATATCATTGGCGGACTGGCGGCACTCATCTATGGAGGTCAGCTGTTCGTCAACGGAGCTACAGGGATTGCCCGCAGCATGGGAGTCAGCGAATCCATTATCGGATTAACGCTGGTAGCCGGAGGAACTTCCCTGCCGGAGCTTGCCACTTCCATCGTCGCCGCACTGAAAAAGAATCCGGAAATGGCTATCGGAAATGTAATCGGCAGTAATCTCTTCAATATCTTCTTTGTATTGGGGTGCAGCGCCAGTATCACTCCCCTCCATCTTAGCGGAATTACAAACTTCGACCTGTTCACACTGGTAGGTTCCAGCATTCTGCTCTGGCTGTTCGGGCTGTTCTTTGCCAAGCGGACCATTACACGGATAGAAGGAAGCATTATGATACTTTGCTATGTAGCGTATACGGTGGTACTGATTTATAATTCTTAA
- a CDS encoding metallophosphoesterase, with product MKIKSLFILLFLSVFTFAHAQLTDYSIFDKKFNFYVANDLSRNGYYDQKPIAELMGTMGEEIGPEFVLATGDVHHFDGVRSVNDPLWMTNYELIYSHPELMIDWFSILGNHEYRGSTQAVLDYTNISRRWSMPDRYYTKVFEEKGATIRIVWIDTTPLIDKYRNESDKYPDACKQDISKQLSWLESVLASAKEDWIIVAGHHPIYAYTPKEESERLDMQKRVDSILRKHNVDMYICGHIHNFQHIRVPGSDIDYVVNSAASLARKVEPIEGTKFCSPEPGFSVCSIDKKELNLRMIDKKGNVLYTVTRKK from the coding sequence ATGAAGATAAAAAGCTTATTCATTCTTCTTTTCCTTTCCGTCTTTACATTCGCCCACGCACAGCTCACGGATTATTCCATCTTTGACAAGAAGTTTAACTTCTATGTAGCCAATGATTTAAGTCGCAACGGCTACTATGACCAAAAGCCAATCGCCGAACTGATGGGCACAATGGGCGAAGAGATAGGTCCCGAATTTGTATTAGCCACCGGAGACGTTCACCACTTCGACGGAGTGCGTAGCGTGAACGACCCTTTGTGGATGACCAACTACGAGCTTATCTACTCCCACCCCGAACTGATGATCGACTGGTTCTCCATCTTAGGCAACCACGAATACCGTGGAAGCACTCAGGCAGTACTGGACTATACGAACATCAGCCGCCGCTGGTCGATGCCCGACCGTTACTACACCAAGGTATTCGAAGAAAAAGGAGCTACTATCCGCATCGTCTGGATAGACACCACTCCGCTGATTGATAAATACCGCAATGAAAGCGATAAATATCCGGATGCCTGCAAGCAGGACATCAGCAAACAGCTGTCATGGCTGGAATCTGTACTGGCAAGTGCCAAGGAGGACTGGATCATCGTAGCCGGCCATCACCCCATCTATGCCTACACCCCGAAAGAGGAAAGCGAGCGGCTTGATATGCAGAAACGCGTAGACAGCATCCTGCGCAAGCACAACGTAGATATGTACATCTGCGGTCATATCCACAACTTCCAGCATATCCGTGTACCGGGAAGCGACATTGACTATGTAGTCAACTCCGCCGCCTCTCTCGCACGCAAGGTAGAACCCATCGAAGGTACAAAATTCTGTAGCCCCGAACCGGGTTTCTCCGTTTGCTCTATCGACAAGAAGGAGCTTAACCTGCGTATGATAGATAAAAAAGGAAATGTACTTTATACAGTAACCCGAAAAAAATAA
- a CDS encoding DUF4959 domain-containing protein, translated as MKKILMTICLIGGLAMLWSCSDDKDSYPVPSDIENLKATPAPGQITLSWTNPADENLYYVQIEYTIGATGKSYRKQVSQYANELVIDNLLQKYGEINFTVQAFNRGNTAGTIHQITAQAEKASPTFGTPVKIDLDYKKIWTNAPFPTRPIKDLVDGNIATFFHSWWSSLVEMPHYLVVDLGEEVSAIKFRSTNTNRANDSSWKTINLYTSDSYNPAEWFDGVEKIDGNTVDISQAGTHKETTLTGLPDGVSEVYNSEVIPLSKPSRYLWFEVTETTKGTPYFALGELEIYQCSMVVLE; from the coding sequence ATGAAAAAGATACTTATGACGATATGTCTTATCGGAGGATTAGCCATGCTCTGGTCTTGCAGCGATGACAAAGATTCCTATCCGGTACCCAGCGACATCGAAAATCTGAAAGCGACTCCCGCTCCGGGACAGATTACCCTGAGCTGGACCAACCCTGCCGATGAAAACTTATATTATGTACAGATAGAATATACCATCGGAGCCACAGGAAAGTCATACAGAAAACAAGTCAGTCAATATGCCAATGAACTGGTAATAGACAATCTGCTCCAAAAGTACGGTGAAATCAACTTCACCGTACAAGCCTTCAATCGTGGCAACACCGCAGGCACCATCCATCAGATAACTGCACAAGCAGAAAAGGCAAGTCCTACGTTTGGCACTCCCGTAAAGATAGATCTGGACTATAAGAAAATATGGACGAATGCTCCATTTCCTACCCGGCCGATCAAAGACCTGGTAGACGGAAATATAGCAACCTTCTTCCACTCGTGGTGGAGCTCACTAGTAGAAATGCCACATTATCTGGTAGTAGATTTAGGCGAAGAAGTCAGTGCTATTAAATTCCGTTCGACCAATACCAACCGTGCGAACGATAGTTCATGGAAAACGATCAACCTATATACAAGTGATAGTTATAATCCAGCAGAATGGTTTGATGGCGTCGAGAAAATTGATGGCAACACAGTGGATATCTCACAGGCAGGCACCCACAAGGAAACTACCTTAACGGGACTTCCCGACGGAGTGAGCGAAGTGTACAACTCAGAGGTAATTCCGCTGTCAAAACCTTCCCGCTATCTTTGGTTCGAAGTGACAGAGACCACGAAGGGCACTCCTTATTTTGCTTTAGGAGAACTGGAAATCTATCAATGTTCAATGGTCGTACTTGAATAA
- a CDS encoding TonB-dependent receptor has protein sequence MKRFLRLVSLTLLIMSTSGNTFAEEKVNVARQGTIRGRIVDTSKQILPGASIYIEKLHTGVTSDVNGYYTFANLTPGTYTVKVSYVGYSPVEMKITIPAGKTLEKDVVLNEGLELQEVVVGGAFQGQRRAINSQKNNLGITNVVSADQVGKFPDSNIGDALKRINGINVQYDQGEARFGQVRGTSADLSSVTINGNRLPSAEGDTRNVQLDLIPADMVQTIEVNKVVTSDMDGDAIGGSINLVTKSTPYKRMFSATAGTGYNWISQKAQLNLGFTYGDRFFNDKLGMMAAISYQNAPSGSDDVEFEYDVNKKGEVVMVEAQKRQYYVTRERQSYSLAFDYDINPNHRLTLQGIYNRRHDWENRYRVTYKDLDKTGLDDEGDMQQSAQIETKGGTPDNRNARLELQQTMDLSLSGEHQFGKLSVNWGASYARASEDRPNERYFSLKQDFLGFTVVDAGDRFPYVTTDVSLHNGEADGERGKWKVKELTESNQEIYEKDLKFKVDFELPLTNGIYGNSLRFGAKYASKTKDRNTLCYDYADTYKDTFDKDYMNNLTSQIRDGYMPGDQYKPTDFVSKEYLGSLDLSSMEGEQVLEESSGNYHARENVTSAFFRFDQNLGKKIKMMAGLRMEATHIKYNGWNWNVADDKDETETLEPTGNHKNSYVNWLPSLLFKYDVNDDLKLRASFTETLSRPKYSALIPCVNINRSDNELVMGNSDLTPTISYNLDLSADYYFKSVGLISAGIFYKKINDFIVDQVIGDYTYQNNEYKKFTQPKNAGDADLLGVELAYQRDFGFIAPALKCIGFYGTYTYTHTQVNNFNFEGRENEKDLSLPGSPEHTANASLYFEKKGFNVRFSYNYASSFIDEMGEVAALDRYYDAVSYMDLNASYTFGKKIKTTFYADATNLLNQPLRYYQGTKDRTMQAEYYGVKINAGVKVNF, from the coding sequence ATGAAACGATTTCTCAGATTAGTCTCTTTGACTCTTTTAATCATGAGTACAAGCGGAAATACTTTTGCAGAGGAAAAAGTAAACGTAGCCCGACAGGGTACGATCCGCGGACGCATAGTAGACACTTCCAAGCAAATTCTTCCGGGAGCCTCCATCTACATCGAAAAACTACATACCGGAGTGACAAGTGATGTCAACGGTTATTATACATTCGCCAATCTCACACCGGGCACATACACCGTGAAAGTCAGCTACGTAGGCTACTCTCCCGTCGAAATGAAAATCACCATTCCGGCAGGAAAGACACTCGAAAAGGACGTCGTACTCAATGAAGGGCTCGAACTGCAGGAAGTAGTGGTAGGCGGCGCCTTCCAGGGACAACGCCGCGCCATCAACTCACAAAAGAACAACCTCGGAATCACCAATGTCGTTTCAGCCGATCAGGTCGGAAAGTTCCCCGATTCCAATATCGGCGACGCCCTCAAACGTATCAACGGTATTAATGTACAATACGACCAGGGGGAAGCCCGCTTCGGACAAGTCCGCGGTACTTCCGCCGACCTCAGTTCCGTGACCATCAACGGCAACCGCCTCCCTTCTGCCGAAGGCGATACCCGTAATGTCCAGCTCGACCTCATCCCCGCCGACATGGTGCAGACAATCGAAGTGAACAAAGTCGTTACCTCGGATATGGACGGAGATGCCATCGGCGGCTCCATCAATCTGGTGACGAAAAGCACTCCTTACAAACGGATGTTCAGCGCCACAGCAGGAACCGGCTACAACTGGATCAGCCAGAAAGCACAGCTGAACTTAGGATTTACCTACGGCGACCGTTTCTTCAATGACAAACTGGGAATGATGGCCGCCATCTCTTATCAGAACGCTCCGTCAGGATCGGACGATGTGGAGTTTGAATATGACGTCAACAAAAAAGGCGAGGTAGTCATGGTGGAAGCACAGAAACGCCAGTACTACGTGACCCGCGAACGCCAAAGCTACTCCCTGGCTTTCGACTACGACATCAACCCGAACCACCGGCTGACGCTGCAAGGTATCTACAACCGTCGCCACGACTGGGAAAACCGCTACCGCGTCACCTATAAGGATTTGGATAAGACAGGACTAGACGACGAAGGAGATATGCAGCAATCCGCCCAGATCGAGACAAAAGGAGGAACACCCGACAACAGAAATGCCCGTCTGGAATTACAACAGACAATGGACCTCAGTCTGAGCGGTGAACATCAGTTCGGCAAACTATCCGTCAACTGGGGAGCTTCCTACGCCCGTGCCAGCGAAGACCGTCCGAACGAAAGATACTTCAGCCTGAAACAGGACTTCCTCGGCTTTACCGTCGTAGATGCCGGCGACCGTTTCCCTTACGTGACTACGGACGTCAGCCTGCACAACGGAGAAGCGGACGGCGAAAGAGGCAAATGGAAAGTGAAGGAACTGACCGAAAGCAACCAGGAAATCTACGAAAAAGACCTGAAGTTCAAAGTCGACTTCGAACTTCCGCTGACAAACGGCATCTATGGCAACAGCCTGCGGTTCGGAGCAAAGTACGCCTCCAAGACCAAAGACCGCAACACCCTCTGCTATGATTACGCAGATACGTACAAAGACACCTTCGACAAGGATTACATGAACAACCTCACCAGCCAGATTCGTGACGGATATATGCCGGGAGACCAATATAAGCCGACCGATTTCGTATCCAAAGAATACCTGGGCTCACTCGACCTCAGCAGTATGGAAGGCGAACAGGTGCTCGAAGAATCATCCGGCAACTACCACGCCCGTGAGAACGTAACTTCCGCCTTCTTCCGCTTCGACCAGAACTTGGGAAAGAAGATAAAAATGATGGCAGGCTTACGCATGGAAGCCACCCACATCAAATACAACGGCTGGAACTGGAACGTAGCCGACGACAAAGACGAGACAGAAACCCTCGAACCTACCGGAAACCATAAGAACAGCTATGTCAACTGGCTCCCCAGCCTCTTGTTCAAATACGATGTGAACGACGACTTAAAGCTCCGCGCTTCGTTCACCGAGACACTGAGCCGCCCGAAATACTCCGCATTGATCCCCTGTGTCAACATCAACCGCAGCGACAACGAACTGGTGATGGGTAACTCCGACCTGACCCCGACCATCTCCTACAATCTCGACCTCAGCGCAGACTACTACTTCAAAAGTGTCGGTCTGATCAGCGCAGGTATCTTCTACAAGAAGATCAATGACTTTATCGTCGATCAGGTCATCGGTGACTACACCTATCAGAACAACGAATACAAGAAGTTCACCCAGCCCAAAAACGCCGGCGACGCCGACCTGCTGGGCGTAGAACTGGCCTATCAACGCGACTTCGGCTTCATTGCTCCCGCACTGAAATGTATCGGTTTCTATGGTACGTACACCTACACCCACACCCAAGTGAACAACTTCAACTTCGAAGGTCGTGAGAACGAGAAAGACCTGTCCCTGCCGGGATCACCCGAACATACAGCCAATGCTTCCCTTTACTTCGAAAAGAAAGGTTTCAACGTACGTTTCTCCTACAACTACGCTTCGAGCTTCATCGACGAAATGGGAGAAGTGGCAGCTCTCGACCGTTACTATGACGCAGTGAGCTACATGGACCTGAACGCCAGCTACACCTTCGGCAAGAAGATAAAGACCACGTTCTATGCAGACGCCACCAACCTGCTGAACCAGCCTCTTCGTTACTATCAGGGAACCAAAGACCGCACCATGCAGGCGGAGTACTACGGTGTAAAGATTAATGCCGGCGTAAAAGTTAACTTCTGA
- a CDS encoding M60 family metallopeptidase — protein MKKYILLFFLLSLLPCLSTACSDDDGSSTPNLTVGKETVDFNSESGSQNVAVTTNVDTWTVKSDKNWCHPSADGKALKISVDESDERYVRKATVTVIAADQTKTITVRQLGYEAAILVDQSSFEVGVIGGEIQFDVTTNVEVAITLPEWITAKPASRAPATVTTPHTYMVKATGLDSQRHGNIEITEVLPTIDPDTEQAEPVSASVFVTQKGLNEFAEGNGEDVKGDIKIKIVSGTASSFQSGSNIEKSFDGDYSTLYHSSWSNGASNYFPITLTYNFETVTDVDYLIYHPRNNGNNGRFKETEIQYSADGHTFTKLIDKDFQGSATAGKVTFDQTIQAKSFRFIVKSGSGDGQGFASCAEMEFFAKNPVNFDYSTLFTDASCSELKTGITEDDIAQCEYPFFKNIAYYMIKGKYPAEFRISEFKAYPNPDIQSETHKTNPYSQLDNPTGISVKAGENLIVLVGDTHGYDIGLRVQNLDAPENDGFGGVTYLLNQGINKLTISEQGLVYVMYVTKTLDDPAAAPVKIHFASGKVNGYFDSQNPEHNGRWSELLNKATNRYFDVLGKYAHLTFETSDLRTYTGSKGDELIDLYDKIVYSEQQLLGLEKYDKMFRNRMYLNVMYKSYMYATAYHTAYNRTTMNEICSPEKLKTSACWGPAHEIGHCNQTRPGVLWGGNTEVTNNIMSEYIQTTIFGQPSRIQVEDMGITYRNRYSKAWSGIIAAGSPHADFQNLGKNNANDVFCKLVPFWQLELYFGKVLGRTPLQQADKGGFYPEVYEYARNKDYTGMTHGEIQLDFVYTCSKISGMNLLDFFTKWGFLTPVDKELDDYGKKQLTVTQDMIDALKQKVNALGGTRPDVALEYISDNTYELYKTKTAIIKGENATHAPKTFTVGSGDNAVTYNGETITIKNWTNVVTYEVKDETGKFILICSGENAPSSVDTFTIPVRWKDGFRLSAVSVTGERIDIPMN, from the coding sequence ATGAAGAAATATATACTGCTTTTCTTTCTATTATCGTTGCTGCCATGCCTGTCTACGGCATGCTCTGACGATGACGGCTCTTCAACCCCCAATTTAACCGTTGGAAAAGAGACAGTTGATTTCAATAGTGAGTCCGGTAGCCAGAATGTAGCTGTCACTACCAATGTGGATACCTGGACTGTCAAATCAGATAAAAATTGGTGCCACCCGTCAGCAGACGGGAAGGCACTGAAAATATCTGTAGACGAAAGCGACGAACGGTACGTGCGCAAAGCAACCGTTACCGTGATAGCTGCCGACCAGACAAAGACAATCACAGTACGCCAGTTGGGATACGAAGCAGCCATTCTGGTTGACCAGTCCAGCTTTGAGGTAGGTGTTATCGGTGGAGAAATCCAGTTTGACGTGACGACAAATGTAGAAGTAGCCATCACTTTGCCGGAATGGATTACCGCAAAACCTGCCAGCCGTGCACCGGCCACAGTCACCACCCCCCATACATATATGGTGAAAGCAACCGGACTTGACAGTCAGCGTCATGGCAACATTGAAATAACGGAAGTATTACCGACTATCGATCCCGATACGGAACAGGCAGAACCTGTAAGCGCATCCGTATTTGTTACTCAGAAAGGACTCAACGAATTTGCCGAAGGCAACGGAGAAGACGTAAAAGGTGACATCAAGATCAAAATAGTAAGCGGAACGGCTTCTTCTTTTCAATCCGGCAGCAACATCGAAAAATCTTTTGACGGAGATTATTCGACACTTTATCATTCCAGTTGGAGTAATGGCGCAAGCAACTATTTCCCCATCACATTAACCTATAATTTTGAAACAGTCACAGATGTCGATTATTTGATTTACCATCCGCGCAACAACGGAAATAATGGTAGATTCAAAGAAACAGAAATACAATATTCAGCAGACGGTCACACATTCACAAAACTTATTGATAAGGATTTTCAAGGTTCGGCTACGGCAGGCAAAGTAACATTTGACCAAACGATACAGGCAAAGTCTTTCCGTTTCATCGTAAAAAGCGGTTCCGGTGACGGACAAGGATTTGCTTCGTGCGCCGAGATGGAGTTCTTTGCAAAGAATCCCGTGAACTTTGATTATTCGACTCTCTTCACAGACGCAAGTTGCAGTGAACTGAAAACCGGTATTACGGAAGATGACATAGCGCAGTGCGAATACCCGTTCTTTAAGAATATAGCCTACTATATGATTAAAGGCAAGTATCCCGCAGAGTTCCGTATCAGCGAGTTCAAGGCATACCCCAATCCGGATATCCAGTCGGAAACCCACAAGACCAACCCTTACAGCCAGTTGGACAATCCGACCGGAATATCGGTCAAGGCAGGTGAAAACCTGATTGTACTGGTGGGAGACACACACGGATATGACATCGGACTGCGGGTACAGAATCTGGATGCACCTGAGAATGACGGTTTTGGCGGAGTGACCTACTTACTGAATCAGGGAATCAACAAGCTTACTATCAGCGAACAAGGACTGGTGTACGTGATGTATGTCACAAAAACGCTGGACGATCCGGCAGCGGCCCCTGTCAAAATCCATTTTGCATCGGGAAAGGTGAACGGCTACTTCGACTCACAAAACCCGGAGCATAACGGACGCTGGTCGGAACTGCTCAACAAAGCAACCAACCGGTATTTTGACGTACTGGGGAAATATGCCCACCTCACTTTCGAGACGAGTGACCTACGGACGTACACAGGTTCCAAGGGAGATGAACTGATAGACCTTTATGACAAGATCGTGTACAGCGAGCAGCAGTTGCTGGGCTTGGAGAAATACGACAAGATGTTCAGAAACCGGATGTATCTGAATGTCATGTATAAGTCCTATATGTACGCCACAGCCTATCACACAGCCTACAACCGAACAACAATGAATGAAATCTGTAGTCCGGAGAAACTGAAGACAAGCGCTTGCTGGGGACCGGCACACGAGATAGGACATTGCAATCAGACCCGTCCGGGAGTATTGTGGGGCGGCAACACGGAAGTGACGAACAACATCATGTCCGAGTACATACAGACCACCATTTTCGGCCAGCCCTCCCGCATACAGGTCGAAGACATGGGAATCACCTACCGAAACAGATACTCCAAAGCATGGAGTGGGATTATCGCTGCCGGAAGTCCGCATGCCGACTTCCAGAATCTGGGAAAGAATAATGCCAACGATGTATTCTGTAAGCTCGTTCCCTTCTGGCAACTGGAACTCTATTTCGGGAAAGTGCTGGGCAGGACTCCGTTGCAACAGGCGGACAAAGGAGGTTTTTATCCGGAAGTATATGAATACGCCCGCAATAAAGACTACACGGGAATGACTCACGGAGAAATTCAGCTTGACTTTGTATATACCTGCTCCAAGATTTCCGGTATGAACTTACTCGACTTCTTCACCAAATGGGGATTCCTGACTCCGGTCGACAAGGAACTGGACGACTACGGGAAAAAGCAGCTGACCGTGACACAAGACATGATAGACGCTCTCAAACAGAAAGTGAACGCACTGGGAGGCACCCGTCCGGATGTCGCTTTAGAATACATTTCGGATAACACGTACGAACTGTATAAAACGAAAACCGCCATCATCAAAGGAGAGAATGCCACTCATGCTCCCAAGACATTTACGGTAGGTTCCGGCGATAATGCGGTGACTTACAACGGTGAGACCATCACGATCAAGAACTGGACCAATGTAGTGACGTACGAAGTGAAAGATGAAACCGGCAAATTCATCCTCATCTGCAGCGGCGAAAATGCCCCTTCGTCTGTAGACACATTCACGATTCCGGTTCGCTGGAAAGATGGTTTCCGGTTAAGCGCCGTTTCCGTTACGGGCGAACGTATCGACATTCCAATGAATTGA
- a CDS encoding mechanosensitive ion channel family protein, producing MDMKKIKRFALLLIMASLAVNVQAQLEQAVKKIFAGDTVATHPVSLHRDSDSARVANLQKSLEEARLNEANMRMEMEQMRLQMLSADSVKFSQQRQRIDSLRQFTKGIPVVAEGDTLFYLFTKRGGYTPQQRAQMTGAAIEEIGKRFNLRPDSVSIDHSDIVSDLMYGNKVLLSLTDQDALWEGVSRDSLAKERRQNVITKLHEMKAEHSIWRMAKRILYFLLVIVGQYLLFRLTNWAFRKLKVRILRLKDTKIKPVSIQGYELLDAQKQANLLVFLAGIGRYILMGIQLLITVPLIFIIFPQTEGLAYRLLGYIWNPIRKIFVDIIDYVPNLFTIVVIWYAVKYLVRMVLYLAREIEAGRLKFNGFYPDWAMPTFHIVRFLLYAFMIAMIYPYLPGSDSGVFQGISVFVGLIVSLGSSTVIGNIIAGLVITYMRPFKMGDRIKLNDTTGDIIEKTPLVTRIRTPKNEVVTVPNSFIMSSHTVNYSTSAREYGLIIHSEVSIGYDVPWRQVNQILIDAALNTPGVVDDPRPFVLETSLSDWYPVYQINAYIKEAHKMSQIYSDLHQTIQDKFNEAGIEIMSPHYMAVRDGNATTTPKNDLSKSNTADTASQSNKSE from the coding sequence ATGGATATGAAAAAAATAAAACGGTTTGCATTGCTGCTCATAATGGCTTCCCTTGCAGTCAATGTACAGGCGCAACTGGAGCAGGCAGTCAAGAAGATTTTCGCCGGAGATACAGTAGCAACGCATCCAGTCTCTTTGCATCGGGATTCTGATTCTGCCCGTGTGGCAAATCTGCAGAAATCATTGGAAGAAGCGCGGCTCAATGAAGCCAATATGCGTATGGAGATGGAGCAGATGAGGCTTCAGATGCTGTCCGCCGATTCGGTGAAATTCTCCCAGCAACGGCAGCGTATCGACTCACTGCGTCAATTCACGAAAGGAATACCGGTAGTTGCCGAAGGGGATACCCTGTTTTATCTTTTTACAAAACGGGGCGGATACACTCCCCAGCAACGGGCACAGATGACCGGTGCCGCTATCGAAGAGATAGGAAAGCGTTTTAATCTCCGTCCCGATTCCGTTTCCATCGACCATTCGGATATTGTTTCCGACCTGATGTATGGCAATAAAGTATTGTTATCTCTTACAGATCAGGATGCTTTGTGGGAAGGAGTCTCCCGTGACTCCCTTGCCAAAGAGAGGCGGCAGAATGTAATCACCAAACTGCATGAGATGAAAGCGGAGCACAGCATTTGGCGAATGGCGAAGCGTATCCTTTATTTTCTGTTGGTGATTGTCGGTCAGTATCTCCTTTTCCGTCTGACCAACTGGGCATTTCGCAAACTGAAAGTACGTATCCTGCGTCTGAAAGATACAAAGATAAAGCCTGTGTCTATCCAGGGATATGAGTTGCTGGATGCTCAAAAACAAGCCAATCTGTTAGTCTTTTTGGCAGGCATCGGACGTTATATCCTTATGGGGATACAACTGTTGATTACTGTCCCTTTGATTTTTATCATCTTCCCGCAGACCGAAGGACTGGCATACCGCTTGCTGGGTTATATCTGGAATCCGATTCGGAAAATCTTTGTGGATATAATAGACTATGTCCCCAATCTGTTTACAATTGTTGTTATCTGGTATGCGGTGAAGTATCTGGTACGTATGGTGCTTTATCTGGCTCGTGAGATAGAAGCGGGGCGTCTTAAATTCAACGGTTTTTACCCGGATTGGGCCATGCCGACCTTCCACATCGTCCGGTTCCTGCTCTACGCATTTATGATCGCGATGATTTACCCTTATCTGCCGGGTTCTGATTCTGGGGTATTCCAAGGGATTTCGGTCTTTGTCGGATTGATTGTCTCTCTTGGATCAAGTACCGTTATCGGAAATATTATTGCCGGGCTGGTGATTACCTATATGCGCCCGTTCAAGATGGGCGACCGGATTAAACTGAACGATACCACCGGCGATATCATAGAGAAGACGCCGCTTGTCACCCGTATCCGCACTCCGAAAAATGAGGTGGTGACGGTGCCCAACTCTTTTATCATGTCATCACATACCGTGAATTATAGTACATCGGCACGGGAGTATGGCTTGATTATCCATTCGGAGGTATCCATCGGTTATGATGTCCCCTGGCGCCAGGTCAATCAGATACTGATTGATGCTGCGTTGAATACGCCCGGAGTAGTGGATGACCCGCGCCCGTTCGTGCTGGAAACTTCGTTGAGCGACTGGTATCCGGTGTATCAGATCAATGCTTATATCAAGGAGGCGCATAAGATGTCTCAGATTTATTCTGATTTGCATCAGACTATTCAGGATAAGTTTAATGAAGCGGGAATTGAGATTATGTCTCCGCATTACATGGCTGTCCGTGATGGGAACGCAACGACGACTCCCAAGAATGATCTAAGCAAGAGTAACACTGCGGATACTGCTAGTCAGAGTAACAAATCAGAATAA